The following are encoded in a window of Arthrobacter woluwensis genomic DNA:
- the purU gene encoding formyltetrahydrofolate deformylase produces MTVVLESRTAGEATAENLTNPAKTSTAQYVLTLACPERPGIVRAITAFLADRGFDIIEHQQFDDQVSGKLFLRTAFTSGDEDVTVEGLSAEFAAVAKEFGMDFTIHDGKPQRLLVMVSKFGHCLNDLIFRWRAGSLGAEIAVVVSNHEDLRAMAEAAGLPFIHVPITADTKPQAEARLLELVEEYQADLVVLARYMQVLSDGLTQTLRGRAINIHHSFLPGFKGAKPYHQAYDRGVKLIGATAHYVTADLDEGPIIEQEVFRVDHSLDANALATVGRDAESQALSRAVQWHCQHRVLLNNTRTVVFR; encoded by the coding sequence GTGACCGTTGTTCTTGAAAGCCGCACCGCCGGCGAGGCGACCGCCGAAAACCTCACCAACCCCGCCAAGACCAGCACGGCCCAGTATGTCCTCACCCTCGCCTGTCCGGAACGGCCCGGGATCGTCCGGGCCATCACCGCCTTCCTGGCGGACCGTGGCTTCGACATCATCGAGCACCAGCAATTCGACGACCAGGTCAGCGGCAAGCTGTTCCTGCGCACGGCCTTCACCTCCGGCGACGAGGATGTCACCGTCGAAGGCCTCAGCGCGGAGTTCGCCGCCGTGGCCAAGGAATTCGGCATGGATTTCACCATCCACGACGGCAAGCCGCAGCGCCTGCTGGTGATGGTGTCCAAGTTCGGCCACTGCCTCAACGACCTCATCTTCCGGTGGCGAGCCGGGAGCCTGGGGGCGGAGATCGCCGTCGTGGTGTCCAACCATGAGGACCTGCGGGCCATGGCGGAGGCCGCGGGTCTGCCGTTCATCCACGTGCCGATCACCGCCGACACCAAGCCCCAGGCCGAGGCGCGGCTGCTGGAACTCGTGGAGGAGTATCAGGCCGATCTGGTGGTGCTGGCCCGCTACATGCAGGTCCTCTCCGACGGTCTCACCCAGACCCTGCGCGGCCGGGCGATCAACATCCACCACTCGTTCCTCCCGGGCTTCAAGGGCGCCAAGCCGTACCACCAGGCCTACGACCGCGGGGTGAAGCTCATCGGGGCCACCGCGCACTACGTCACGGCGGATCTGGACGAAGGCCCGATCATCGAGCAGGAGGTGTTCCGGGTGGACCACAGCCTGGATGCGAACGCCCTCGCCACCGTCGGCCGGGACGCCGAGTCCCAGGCCCTGTCCCGGGCCGTGCAGTGGCACTGCCAGCACCGGGTCCTGCTGAACAACACCCGAACCGTCGTTTTCCGCTGA
- a CDS encoding GcvT family protein: protein MSTSPRVVIIGAGIVGTNLADELSSRGWTNVTVVEQGPLELAGGSTSHAPGLVFQNNGSRTMTQFATYTVEKLLGLSKDGQSCFNQVGGLELATTPERLKDLHRKMGLMTSWGVESRIIDADECEKHYPLLTTGALSDGHEILGGLLIPSDGLALAARAVQLLIERASERGVEFRGSTTVTGIARDGGKVTGVETDAGLIPADIVVSCAGFWGRELGKMVGLEVPLLPLGHQYAVTTPLPELEGVNELPKGASKPILRYQDKDLYYREWGDRIGIGSYAHRPMPVDMTRLPQVSAEEMSDHKMPSRLDFTLEDFLPAWEDSQDLLPALRNAEIEDGFNGIFSFTPDGGPLIGEHPDLSGFFVAEAVWVTHSAGVAKAVAELLIEGRSRTDLHGTELTRFEKVQTSDDYVSETSQQNFVEIYDILHPLQPKESPRDLRVSPFHVRQKELGAFFLEASAWERPHWFEANRGLLEELPDEWQAPERESWSGMFHSPISAAEAWKTRTAVALYDMTPLKRLEVVGPGAEALLHRLSTGNITKKPGAVTYCLLLEHDGGIRSDVTVARLEDERFQLGVNSNVDFDYLRAEARRQSAADPSQWAHVSDITGSTCCIGLWGPLAREVIGKVSDDDLSNDGLKYFRAKEISVGGIPVTAMRLSYVGELGWELYTSAEYGLKLWDLLFEAGQEFGIIAAGRGAFNSLRLEKGYRLWGTDMNTEHHPYQAGLGFSVAKDKVGFTGAEALAERKEQPAEKTLRCLTIDDGRSVVLGKEPVYVDGEASGYVTSAAYGFSIHRPIAYAWLPTAVGIGDRVEIEYFGERIPATVTAEPLYDPSMERIRG from the coding sequence ATGAGCACATCACCACGAGTCGTCATCATCGGCGCCGGCATCGTCGGCACCAACCTCGCGGACGAACTCTCCAGTCGCGGCTGGACGAACGTCACGGTCGTCGAGCAGGGGCCCCTCGAGCTGGCGGGCGGATCGACCTCCCATGCGCCGGGCCTGGTGTTCCAGAACAACGGTTCCCGGACCATGACCCAGTTCGCCACCTACACGGTGGAGAAGCTCCTGGGTCTGAGCAAGGACGGCCAGTCCTGCTTCAACCAGGTGGGCGGCCTCGAGCTGGCCACGACGCCGGAGCGGCTGAAGGACCTCCACCGCAAGATGGGGCTCATGACCTCCTGGGGCGTCGAGAGCCGCATCATCGACGCCGACGAGTGCGAGAAGCACTACCCCCTGCTGACCACGGGCGCTCTGAGCGACGGCCACGAGATCCTCGGCGGCCTGCTCATCCCGAGTGACGGTCTCGCGCTCGCGGCCCGTGCCGTGCAGCTGCTCATCGAACGCGCGAGCGAGCGCGGCGTCGAGTTCCGCGGCTCCACCACCGTGACCGGCATCGCCCGCGACGGCGGCAAGGTCACCGGCGTCGAGACGGACGCAGGCCTGATCCCCGCCGACATCGTGGTGTCCTGCGCCGGGTTCTGGGGCCGCGAGCTGGGCAAGATGGTCGGGCTTGAAGTGCCGCTGCTGCCGCTCGGGCACCAGTACGCCGTCACGACGCCGCTGCCCGAACTGGAAGGGGTCAACGAGCTGCCCAAGGGCGCGAGCAAGCCGATCCTGCGCTACCAGGACAAAGACCTCTACTACCGCGAATGGGGCGACCGCATCGGCATCGGCAGCTACGCCCACCGCCCGATGCCCGTCGACATGACCCGGCTGCCGCAGGTCTCCGCCGAGGAGATGTCCGATCACAAGATGCCGTCGCGCCTGGACTTCACGCTGGAGGACTTCCTCCCGGCCTGGGAGGACAGCCAGGACCTGCTCCCGGCACTGCGGAACGCGGAGATCGAGGACGGTTTCAACGGGATCTTCTCCTTCACCCCCGACGGAGGCCCGCTCATCGGCGAGCACCCGGACCTGAGCGGCTTCTTCGTCGCCGAGGCGGTCTGGGTGACCCACTCCGCCGGCGTCGCGAAGGCCGTGGCTGAACTCCTCATCGAGGGCCGTTCCCGCACGGATCTGCACGGCACGGAGCTCACCCGCTTCGAAAAGGTGCAGACCTCCGACGACTACGTCTCGGAGACCTCGCAGCAGAACTTCGTCGAGATCTACGACATCCTGCACCCGCTCCAGCCCAAGGAATCCCCGCGGGACCTGCGCGTGAGCCCGTTCCACGTCCGCCAGAAGGAACTGGGTGCCTTCTTCCTGGAGGCCTCCGCCTGGGAACGCCCGCACTGGTTCGAGGCGAACCGCGGGCTCCTCGAAGAGCTCCCCGACGAGTGGCAGGCACCGGAGCGCGAGTCCTGGTCCGGCATGTTCCATTCGCCCATCTCCGCCGCCGAAGCGTGGAAGACGCGCACCGCCGTCGCGCTGTATGACATGACGCCGCTCAAGCGCCTCGAGGTGGTCGGCCCGGGCGCCGAGGCGCTGCTGCACCGCCTGAGCACCGGCAACATCACCAAGAAGCCGGGCGCGGTCACGTACTGTCTGCTCCTGGAGCACGACGGCGGCATCCGCAGCGATGTGACCGTGGCCCGGCTCGAGGACGAGCGCTTTCAGCTCGGCGTCAACAGCAACGTGGACTTCGACTACCTGCGGGCGGAGGCCCGCCGGCAGTCCGCCGCGGACCCGTCGCAGTGGGCCCACGTCAGCGACATCACCGGGAGCACCTGCTGCATCGGCTTGTGGGGTCCTCTGGCCCGCGAGGTGATCGGCAAGGTCAGCGATGACGATCTGAGCAACGACGGCCTGAAGTACTTCCGCGCCAAGGAGATCTCCGTGGGCGGCATCCCGGTCACCGCGATGCGCCTGTCCTACGTCGGCGAACTCGGCTGGGAGCTCTACACGAGCGCCGAGTACGGGCTGAAGCTCTGGGACCTGCTGTTCGAAGCGGGCCAGGAGTTCGGCATCATCGCCGCCGGACGTGGCGCCTTCAACAGCCTCCGTCTGGAGAAGGGATACCGTCTCTGGGGCACGGACATGAACACCGAGCACCACCCGTACCAGGCGGGTCTCGGCTTCTCCGTGGCCAAGGACAAGGTGGGCTTCACCGGCGCCGAGGCGCTCGCCGAGCGCAAGGAGCAGCCGGCGGAGAAGACGCTGCGCTGCCTCACGATCGACGACGGTCGCTCGGTGGTGCTGGGCAAGGAGCCCGTGTACGTCGACGGCGAAGCCTCCGGGTACGTCACGAGTGCCGCGTACGGCTTCTCGATCCACCGCCCGATCGCCTACGCCTGGCTGCCCACCGCCGTCGGCATCGGCGACCGGGTGGAGATCGAGTACTTCGGTGAGCGGATCCCCGCCACCGTGACGGCGGAGCCGCTCTACGACCCTTCGATGGAGCGCATCCGCGGCTGA